In one window of Deinococcus radiotolerans DNA:
- a CDS encoding PEGA domain-containing protein yields MKPLGPYVAARDLPGRMNSPVRTLRATDRLTGMPVLLHGLPAPMPLPDLPEHPNVLLPAECVEVAGEAFMVTELPLQARPAQDPALTARGALLALTALHGRGVVHGGLSASQLWSVDGEVRLAGAGLPWGGEARPADDLYALAVILHEMGEFPPALRPLLDDPGRLDAQEALRQLSLTATAAAARTPPAPTPPPPATALSETGAALTLPDRDPPADRGAAEPASAPDPEPGLASVTEPRGRRERRSRFRLPGVDRRSEALEPPLSTPDVSGADRSDDPPSAVKPDDLALNSVKAGPRQEPSAPLPAGDLLAPLPAPVEPLAAAAELGDAPPVPTGPSTSAPDEQPHDGSLIVLGEPEPPVATASGRSSPQERRRREHEARREQAALDAQAAAERRRRQESAPPAAAPVVPAPLQIGFDDDLPVWEADGPAPTPGLQLRDVPRLPASLRRAPLPPDEDTPGQTGPGDAGLAQAGTVARRRTGEPIRIGWDEDDSWRVVREAPTPQVRARRPLLWRVAFWGALGAGLVLLTVLMSGLLRGRAAPVTTQTTVSRPAGGQAAAAPAGTGSGAAAAQPQTVQFTVRGAPGVTARLSVEQAPAAAKLAPGASLGRAPGRVTFPAPGTYRVRVVVDGYAPGSMTVTVPRAQPVTIDLDR; encoded by the coding sequence GTGAAGCCCCTTGGCCCCTATGTGGCCGCGCGTGACCTGCCGGGCCGGATGAACAGTCCGGTGCGGACGCTGCGTGCCACGGACCGCCTGACGGGCATGCCGGTGCTGCTGCACGGCCTGCCTGCCCCGATGCCCCTTCCGGATCTGCCCGAGCATCCGAACGTGCTGCTCCCGGCCGAGTGCGTGGAGGTCGCCGGGGAGGCGTTCATGGTGACGGAACTGCCCCTTCAGGCCCGCCCGGCGCAGGACCCGGCCCTGACGGCGCGGGGGGCGCTGCTGGCCCTGACGGCGCTGCACGGGCGCGGCGTGGTCCACGGCGGCCTGAGCGCCTCGCAGCTGTGGAGCGTGGACGGCGAGGTCCGCCTGGCCGGGGCGGGCCTCCCCTGGGGGGGCGAGGCCCGCCCGGCGGACGACCTGTACGCTCTGGCGGTCATCCTGCACGAGATGGGCGAGTTCCCGCCCGCGCTGCGCCCCCTGCTGGACGACCCGGGCCGCCTGGACGCGCAGGAGGCGCTGCGGCAGCTCAGCCTGACGGCCACGGCCGCAGCTGCCCGGACGCCCCCCGCCCCCACGCCGCCCCCTCCAGCGACCGCCCTGTCAGAGACAGGTGCAGCGCTGACGCTGCCCGACCGGGACCCGCCGGCTGACCGGGGTGCCGCTGAGCCCGCCAGCGCCCCGGACCCTGAGCCCGGGCTGGCCAGCGTGACCGAACCGAGGGGGCGCCGGGAGCGCCGCAGCCGGTTCCGCCTGCCGGGCGTGGACCGGAGGAGCGAGGCGCTCGAGCCCCCCCTGTCCACGCCGGATGTCAGTGGCGCTGACCGGTCTGACGACCCGCCGAGTGCAGTGAAGCCCGACGACCTGGCGCTGAACTCCGTCAAGGCTGGACCACGGCAGGAGCCCAGCGCGCCCCTGCCGGCGGGCGACCTGCTGGCCCCCCTGCCGGCACCAGTCGAACCGCTCGCCGCTGCGGCCGAGCTGGGTGACGCGCCGCCCGTTCCGACTGGGCCGAGCACGTCCGCCCCCGACGAGCAACCGCATGACGGCTCACTGATCGTGCTGGGCGAGCCGGAACCTCCGGTGGCCACGGCGTCCGGTCGGTCCTCACCGCAGGAGCGTCGCCGCCGGGAGCATGAGGCGCGGCGCGAGCAGGCGGCGCTGGACGCCCAGGCGGCCGCCGAGCGCCGCCGGCGTCAGGAGAGCGCGCCCCCCGCCGCAGCGCCCGTGGTGCCCGCGCCCCTCCAGATTGGCTTCGACGATGATCTGCCGGTGTGGGAAGCGGACGGCCCGGCGCCCACTCCGGGTTTACAGCTGCGGGACGTGCCGCGCCTGCCGGCCTCGCTGCGGCGCGCGCCCCTGCCGCCCGACGAGGACACGCCCGGGCAGACCGGGCCGGGCGACGCGGGGCTGGCACAGGCCGGGACCGTGGCGCGGCGCCGCACCGGGGAGCCCATCCGGATCGGCTGGGACGAGGATGATTCCTGGCGCGTGGTGCGCGAGGCCCCGACACCCCAGGTACGGGCGCGCCGCCCACTGCTGTGGCGCGTGGCGTTCTGGGGCGCGCTGGGGGCGGGTCTGGTCCTCCTGACGGTCCTCATGTCGGGTCTGCTGAGAGGCCGGGCGGCGCCGGTGACCACGCAGACCACGGTGTCCCGACCAGCGGGCGGGCAGGCCGCAGCTGCGCCCGCCGGGACCGGTTCGGGCGCCGCGGCAGCTCAGCCGCAGACGGTGCAGTTCACGGTGCGGGGCGCGCCCGGCGTGACGGCCCGCCTGTCCGTGGAGCAGGCGCCAGCCGCAGCGAAGCTCGCGCCGGGCGCGTCGCTGGGCCGCGCACCGGGCCGCGTGACGTTCCCCGCGCCGGGCACGTACCGGGTGCGGGTGGTGGTGGACGGCTACGCGCCAGGCAGCATGACCGTCACGGTGCCGCGGGCGCAGCCGGTCACGATTGATCTGGACCGCTGA
- a CDS encoding Mrp/NBP35 family ATP-binding protein, with amino-acid sequence MRDALMAALSTVNDPELHRDLVSLGMIEHASVDAGVAHVKVNLTTPACPLKGQIEHDVRAAALTVPGVQDAVITFGAMVRPPAQPALPGVKHVLLVGSGKGGVGKSSVAVNLAAGLALDGARVGLLDADVYGPSVAHMLGQSGAKVTANEERKMRPLDAHGVRFISMANLSPAGQALVWRGPMLHSAIQQFLKDAAWGELDYLIVDLPPGTGDVQLSLTQTIQVTGAVIVTTPQDVALIDATRALDMFRKASVPVLGVIENMSYFVAPDTGITYDIFGRGGSRKLGDHTLLGEIPLEVSVRQDADAGTPAVLAHPDSPAALALRQAARALAGQVSVRTLSHLPDQLTVV; translated from the coding sequence ATGCGTGACGCCCTGATGGCCGCCCTGAGCACCGTGAACGACCCGGAACTGCACCGGGACCTCGTGTCACTGGGCATGATCGAGCACGCCAGCGTGGACGCGGGTGTGGCGCACGTGAAGGTGAACCTCACGACCCCCGCCTGCCCCCTGAAAGGTCAGATCGAGCATGACGTGCGCGCCGCCGCCCTGACCGTCCCGGGCGTGCAGGACGCCGTCATCACGTTCGGCGCGATGGTCCGGCCGCCCGCGCAGCCCGCCCTGCCCGGCGTGAAGCACGTCCTGCTGGTCGGCAGCGGCAAGGGCGGCGTGGGCAAGAGCAGCGTCGCCGTGAACCTCGCCGCGGGCCTCGCGCTGGACGGCGCGCGGGTCGGCCTTCTCGACGCGGACGTGTACGGCCCCAGTGTGGCGCACATGCTCGGCCAGAGCGGCGCGAAGGTCACCGCGAACGAGGAGCGCAAGATGCGCCCCCTGGACGCGCACGGCGTGCGCTTCATCTCCATGGCGAACCTCTCCCCGGCCGGGCAGGCGCTGGTGTGGCGCGGGCCCATGCTGCACTCCGCCATTCAGCAGTTCCTGAAAGACGCCGCGTGGGGTGAACTGGACTACCTGATCGTGGACCTGCCCCCGGGCACGGGGGACGTGCAGCTGTCCCTGACGCAGACCATTCAGGTCACGGGCGCCGTGATCGTCACCACCCCGCAGGACGTCGCGCTGATCGACGCGACCCGCGCGCTGGACATGTTCCGCAAGGCCAGCGTGCCCGTGCTGGGCGTCATCGAGAACATGAGCTACTTCGTGGCGCCCGACACCGGCATCACGTACGACATCTTCGGCCGGGGCGGCAGCCGCAAGCTGGGCGACCACACCCTGCTGGGCGAGATTCCGCTGGAAGTCAGCGTCCGCCAGGACGCCGACGCAGGCACGCCCGCCGTGCTGGCCCACCCGGACAGCCCGGCCGCCCTGGCGCTGCGGCAGGCGGCCCGCGCGCTGGCCGGTCAGGTCAGTGTCCGCACCCTCTCGCACCTCCCCGACCAGCTGACCGTCGTATGA
- a CDS encoding helix-turn-helix transcriptional regulator: MSAATLAPAGAERTKTRLLEFVKRHGPQTAQDLAQRLDVSVPAARRHLCDLQDQGLLEARTERPGGRGRPQHVFALTDRGEAAFPKTYSSLCVDVLRHIEGLFGAGAVLKVLDARNAEIADRLRTDLPAGLPLGERVQILVQRLNEHGFDATAAQDDQGRWVFTQRNCPNLTVARQYAQLCSAEITLYTEVLGVPVMRDTRIACGQACCHYRVG, from the coding sequence ATGAGTGCCGCGACCCTCGCACCCGCCGGTGCCGAGCGCACCAAGACCCGCCTGCTGGAATTTGTCAAGCGGCACGGCCCGCAGACCGCGCAGGACCTCGCGCAGCGGCTGGACGTCAGCGTGCCCGCCGCGCGCCGGCACCTGTGCGACCTGCAGGACCAGGGCCTGCTGGAAGCGCGCACCGAGCGGCCCGGCGGACGCGGACGGCCCCAGCATGTCTTCGCCCTGACCGACCGGGGCGAGGCGGCCTTCCCGAAAACCTACTCCAGCCTGTGCGTGGACGTCCTGCGGCACATCGAGGGACTGTTCGGCGCGGGTGCCGTCCTGAAGGTCCTGGACGCCCGCAACGCCGAGATCGCCGACCGCCTGCGCACCGATCTGCCCGCCGGACTCCCCCTGGGTGAACGCGTGCAGATCCTCGTGCAGCGCCTGAACGAGCACGGGTTCGACGCGACCGCCGCGCAGGACGACCAGGGCCGCTGGGTCTTCACGCAGCGCAACTGCCCGAACCTGACCGTCGCGCGGCAGTACGCGCAGCTGTGCAGCGCCGAGATCACGCTGTACACCGAGGTGCTGGGCGTGCCCGTCATGCGCGACACCCGCATTGCCTGCGGGCAGGCCTGCTGTCACTACCGGGTCGGGTAA
- a CDS encoding 2'-5' RNA ligase family protein has translation MSLFLPALDDAPRPLYSIVAWPPEALDSWLRRLQDRLNVRGFGLPHLNIRAPFQTTLRSADLVDVCRDVLRGQQAFDVQVRGWKQLPGVIFLECELSPALRALHDRTLTIEPSSRARYDGPEYRPHLTLALGVLPWAEPILWEQIRDLTPPLTQFRVEALSLTKEHRGEVQELHTFPLLDPPVPGVDAPSAESAPS, from the coding sequence ATGAGCCTGTTCCTGCCCGCGCTGGACGACGCGCCCCGACCCCTGTACTCCATCGTGGCGTGGCCGCCCGAGGCGCTCGACAGCTGGCTGCGCCGACTGCAGGACCGGCTGAACGTGCGCGGCTTCGGCCTGCCGCACCTGAACATCCGCGCGCCCTTCCAGACCACGCTGCGCAGCGCGGACCTGGTGGACGTCTGCCGCGACGTGCTGCGCGGCCAGCAGGCCTTCGACGTGCAGGTGCGCGGCTGGAAGCAGCTGCCGGGCGTGATCTTCCTGGAGTGCGAACTGAGCCCCGCCCTGCGCGCCCTGCACGACCGCACCCTGACCATTGAACCCAGCAGCCGCGCCCGCTACGACGGGCCCGAGTACCGGCCCCACCTGACCCTGGCGCTGGGCGTCCTGCCCTGGGCCGAGCCGATCCTCTGGGAGCAGATCAGGGACCTGACGCCGCCACTGACGCAGTTCCGGGTGGAAGCCCTGAGCCTGACCAAGGAACACCGGGGCGAGGTGCAGGAACTGCACACCTTCCCGCTGCTCGACCCGCCGGTGCCCGGCGTGGACGCGCCCAGCGCAGAATCCGCCCCCAGCTGA
- a CDS encoding bifunctional 3-deoxy-7-phosphoheptulonate synthase/chorismate mutase, whose translation MTHQRSIEDLRAEVDQINRDLLKLLSKRGEVVAQIGHAKTQEGRPNHYDPAREDKQLKEIESLNEGPFTSAAVKAIFKEIFKASLDLEESNDKKQLLVSRKVKSEDTVLDIDGVRIGGDAPPIIVAGPCSIESEEQMEQTAAYLAAKGVKILRGGAYKPRTSPYGFQGMGVDGLILGSRVAKEHGMLFVTEVMDTRDVEIVAEHADILQVGARNMHNFALLREVGRARRPVLLKRGLSATIEEWLYAAEYILSEGNSEVILCERGIRTYEKWTRNTLDLSAVALAKQETHLPVIVDVTHAAGRRDLLIPLAKAALAVGADGIHVEVHPSPATALSDNEQQLDFAGYDKFSDALSTLLRQPVGV comes from the coding sequence ATGACCCACCAGCGCAGCATTGAGGACCTCCGCGCCGAGGTCGACCAGATCAATCGTGACCTGCTGAAACTGCTCTCCAAACGCGGCGAGGTTGTCGCGCAGATCGGGCATGCCAAGACCCAGGAGGGCCGCCCGAACCACTACGACCCGGCCCGTGAGGACAAGCAGCTCAAGGAGATCGAATCCCTGAACGAGGGACCCTTCACCAGCGCGGCCGTCAAGGCGATCTTCAAGGAGATCTTCAAGGCCAGCCTGGACCTCGAAGAGAGCAACGACAAGAAGCAGTTGCTCGTGTCCCGCAAGGTCAAGAGCGAGGACACCGTGCTCGACATTGACGGCGTCCGCATCGGCGGGGACGCGCCGCCCATCATCGTGGCCGGCCCCTGCTCCATTGAGAGTGAGGAGCAGATGGAGCAGACCGCGGCGTACCTGGCCGCCAAGGGCGTGAAGATCCTGCGGGGCGGCGCGTACAAGCCCCGCACCAGCCCGTACGGCTTCCAGGGCATGGGCGTGGACGGCCTGATCCTGGGCAGCCGCGTGGCCAAGGAGCACGGCATGCTGTTCGTGACGGAAGTCATGGACACCCGTGACGTGGAGATCGTCGCCGAGCACGCCGACATCCTTCAGGTGGGGGCGCGCAACATGCACAACTTCGCGCTGCTGCGCGAGGTGGGCCGCGCCCGCCGCCCGGTGCTGCTCAAGCGCGGCCTGAGCGCCACCATCGAGGAGTGGCTGTACGCCGCCGAGTACATCTTGTCCGAGGGCAACAGCGAGGTGATTCTCTGCGAGCGTGGCATCCGCACGTACGAGAAGTGGACCCGCAACACCCTGGACCTCAGCGCCGTGGCCCTCGCCAAGCAGGAGACGCACCTGCCGGTCATCGTGGACGTCACGCACGCCGCCGGTCGCCGCGACCTGCTGATCCCGCTCGCCAAGGCCGCGCTGGCGGTCGGTGCGGACGGCATTCACGTGGAGGTGCACCCCAGCCCCGCCACCGCCCTGAGTGACAACGAGCAGCAGCTGGACTTCGCCGGGTACGACAAGTTCAGTGACGCGCTGAGCACCCTGCTGCGCCAGCCGGTCGGCGTGTAA
- a CDS encoding globin domain-containing protein, which yields MTAPISLNAGGSLYDRIGPEALAALVTRFYTLVASDPLLAPIFPQDLSVTAEKQLAFLTGFLGGPPLYHERFGHPRLRARHLPFPITPARARAWLACMQAALRDTPQIGTDDARELYAALSRVAVHMVNTDGVASAP from the coding sequence ATGACGGCGCCCATCTCCCTGAACGCGGGCGGCAGCCTGTACGACCGGATCGGACCGGAGGCCCTGGCGGCCCTGGTCACGCGCTTTTACACGCTCGTAGCCAGTGATCCGCTGCTCGCGCCGATCTTCCCGCAGGACCTGAGCGTGACGGCCGAGAAACAGCTGGCGTTCCTGACGGGCTTCCTGGGCGGCCCGCCGCTGTACCACGAGCGTTTCGGGCACCCACGGCTGCGGGCGCGGCACCTGCCCTTCCCGATCACGCCGGCGCGGGCGCGGGCGTGGCTGGCGTGCATGCAGGCGGCGCTGCGGGACACGCCGCAGATCGGGACGGACGACGCGCGGGAGCTGTATGCGGCCCTGTCGCGCGTGGCGGTGCACATGGTGAACACCGACGGGGTGGCGTCCGCGCCCTGA
- a CDS encoding ABC transporter permease, with product MLTLLTLEFRKLFGARSVRLALLVTLLLPLMWAFAPRLNQLVQVSLVSGWQLPAVSIGVTIGYLLPLFIAVTVGEMIGAEVSQGTLAPLLLRPVNRVKVIASKLIVSLSYPFILIFTTILGSLIAGIPMGFGSFSGGTGLGPGLFVGVGTLTSSAAFAEVLRGGLLAGVVLMPIAALSLLFGVMYLNTAAAALATFATLIVMRLLVVLPDTIQSILLTSHLNLYVQQGDIMQSLILLLIYTVGFGLLSIFAFDRRDV from the coding sequence ATGCTGACCCTGCTGACCCTGGAATTCCGCAAACTGTTCGGGGCGCGCAGCGTGCGCCTAGCGCTGCTGGTCACGCTGCTGCTGCCGCTGATGTGGGCGTTCGCGCCGCGCCTGAACCAGCTCGTTCAGGTGAGTCTGGTCAGCGGCTGGCAGCTGCCTGCCGTGAGTATCGGCGTGACGATCGGGTACCTGCTGCCGCTGTTCATTGCCGTGACGGTCGGCGAGATGATCGGCGCGGAGGTCTCGCAGGGGACGCTGGCGCCGCTGCTACTGCGCCCCGTGAACCGCGTGAAGGTCATTGCCAGCAAGTTGATCGTGTCCCTGTCGTACCCGTTCATCCTGATCTTCACGACCATCCTGGGTTCCCTGATCGCCGGGATTCCCATGGGCTTCGGGTCCTTCTCCGGCGGCACCGGGCTGGGGCCGGGCCTGTTCGTGGGCGTGGGCACCCTGACGTCCAGCGCGGCCTTCGCGGAGGTCCTGCGCGGCGGGCTGCTGGCGGGCGTGGTGCTGATGCCCATCGCGGCACTGTCCCTGCTGTTTGGCGTGATGTACCTGAACACGGCCGCCGCGGCGCTGGCGACCTTCGCGACGCTGATCGTCATGCGGCTGCTGGTGGTCCTGCCGGACACCATCCAGAGCATCCTGCTGACCAGTCACCTGAACCTGTACGTGCAGCAGGGCGACATCATGCAGTCCCTGATCCTGCTGCTGATCTACACGGTCGGGTTTGGCCTGCTGAGCATTTTCGCCTTCGACCGCCGCGACGTGTAA
- a CDS encoding ABC transporter ATP-binding protein, with protein sequence MTKQGAPAIPAIEVRGLNKTYGSNAVLEDVQLTVKPGEVYALTGPNGAGKTTLIRTMTGLAFPSSGEVRLLGRDVHTDGERARAYLGAVVEAPAKFYPQFTGTQNLQIHANLSAMAPGGRKISRDRIREVLALLELTRMGDRRVGEYSLGQRQRLGVASAMLAEPKVLILDEPTSGLDPLGIGLIHRIVTSLATSGCAVVLSTHHLREIATYAHTVGILTGGRLVDTVDLRARQAAYRFRVDDPVGAAAVLERLPFVRRVSTRTPYAIAHLGGESRVPDALSHLHNEGIRVFEASPDHFDLYEYYRERVEQA encoded by the coding sequence GTGACGAAACAAGGTGCGCCAGCCATTCCCGCCATTGAGGTGAGGGGGCTGAACAAAACGTACGGTTCAAATGCTGTCCTAGAAGACGTGCAGCTGACCGTGAAACCCGGAGAGGTCTACGCCCTGACCGGCCCGAACGGCGCCGGGAAAACCACCCTGATCCGCACCATGACCGGCCTGGCCTTCCCCTCCAGCGGCGAGGTGCGCCTGCTGGGCCGGGACGTGCACACGGACGGCGAGCGCGCCCGCGCGTACCTGGGCGCGGTCGTGGAGGCACCCGCGAAGTTCTACCCGCAGTTCACGGGCACGCAGAACCTCCAGATTCACGCGAACCTGTCCGCGATGGCGCCCGGCGGCCGCAAGATCAGCCGCGACCGCATCCGGGAGGTGCTGGCACTGCTGGAACTGACCCGCATGGGGGACCGCCGGGTCGGGGAGTACTCGCTGGGCCAGCGGCAGCGGCTGGGCGTGGCGAGCGCCATGCTGGCCGAGCCGAAGGTGCTGATTCTGGACGAGCCGACCAGCGGCCTCGATCCCCTGGGGATCGGGCTGATTCACCGGATCGTGACCAGCCTCGCCACGAGCGGCTGCGCGGTTGTGCTCAGCACGCACCACCTCCGGGAGATAGCCACGTACGCGCACACAGTGGGCATCCTGACCGGCGGGCGGCTGGTGGACACCGTGGACCTGCGCGCCCGGCAGGCCGCGTACCGTTTCCGGGTGGATGACCCGGTGGGCGCGGCGGCGGTGCTGGAGCGCCTGCCGTTCGTGCGGCGCGTAAGTACCCGCACGCCGTACGCCATTGCGCACCTGGGCGGCGAGTCCCGCGTGCCGGACGCCCTGTCGCACCTGCACAACGAGGGCATCCGGGTGTTCGAGGCCAGCCCGGATCATTTCGACCTGTACGAGTACTACCGCGAACGCGTGGAGCAAGCCTGA
- a CDS encoding superoxide dismutase family protein encodes MRHLITAGLLGGAALGGALLGSVGLAGGAGVPMAPAAAPASTPLRATAALRDAAGQVLGTATFEQQGAGVTVRVRVSGLTPGQHGMHVHEFGRCTPGVDAATNTVVPFGGAGGHFDPGMSRNHDSPQTDNRAGHGGDLPMLTVGADGTGQASFTTMKLSLSGMTGILNRSLVIHAQPDDYRSDPAGMTGARERCGVITRDNFSVRDYPLPGPQDFPEGVAVDAARGVAYTGSAASGTIYAVHLGTGAVSKFAEGGGQGRASALGLKVDAQGRVWAAGGASGTVSVLRPDGFPVAILNTPKSPNAYVNDLTPAPDGNVYVTDSSRPVIFRVTPDLKLSAWLDLSVTPIRYAPGINLNGIVATPDGRALLAVQLNTGELWRIDLRTKAVRRVMGGLTRGDGLLLDGRTLYVVRNAEQVITKVTLNADYTAGQVVAEEPLMGLRFPTTLAAVGGDLIVAQGQLDKLQGGTPETPFKLTRFKKF; translated from the coding sequence ATGCGGCACCTGATCACGGCAGGTCTTCTGGGCGGCGCGGCACTGGGCGGCGCACTGCTGGGCAGCGTGGGCCTCGCGGGGGGGGCCGGCGTGCCCATGGCGCCGGCCGCGGCTCCGGCCTCCACGCCGCTGCGGGCCACGGCCGCCCTGCGCGACGCCGCCGGGCAGGTGCTGGGCACCGCCACCTTCGAGCAGCAGGGCGCGGGCGTGACTGTCCGCGTGCGCGTGAGCGGCCTGACACCCGGTCAGCACGGCATGCACGTGCATGAGTTCGGGCGCTGCACCCCAGGCGTGGACGCCGCGACGAACACGGTCGTGCCGTTCGGCGGGGCGGGCGGGCACTTTGATCCCGGCATGAGCCGCAACCATGACAGTCCCCAGACCGACAACCGCGCCGGGCACGGCGGGGACCTCCCGATGCTGACCGTCGGGGCGGACGGCACCGGTCAGGCGAGCTTCACCACCATGAAACTCAGCCTGAGCGGCATGACGGGGATCCTGAACCGCTCGCTGGTGATTCACGCGCAGCCGGACGATTACCGGAGTGACCCTGCCGGGATGACGGGCGCGCGGGAACGCTGCGGCGTGATCACGCGGGACAACTTCAGCGTGCGGGACTATCCGCTGCCCGGCCCGCAGGACTTCCCCGAAGGCGTGGCAGTGGACGCGGCGCGCGGCGTGGCCTACACGGGCAGCGCGGCCAGCGGCACCATCTACGCCGTGCACCTGGGCACCGGCGCCGTATCGAAGTTCGCCGAGGGGGGCGGCCAGGGGCGCGCTTCAGCGCTGGGTCTGAAGGTGGACGCGCAGGGCCGCGTGTGGGCAGCGGGCGGCGCGAGTGGCACCGTCAGCGTCCTGCGCCCCGACGGGTTCCCGGTCGCGATCCTGAACACCCCGAAGTCCCCGAACGCGTACGTGAACGACCTGACGCCCGCCCCGGACGGAAACGTATACGTCACGGATTCCAGCCGCCCCGTAATCTTCCGGGTCACGCCGGACCTGAAGCTCAGCGCGTGGCTGGACCTGAGCGTCACGCCCATCCGCTACGCGCCGGGCATCAACCTGAACGGCATCGTGGCCACCCCGGACGGGCGGGCGCTGCTGGCCGTGCAGCTGAACACCGGTGAGTTGTGGCGCATCGACCTGCGCACGAAGGCCGTGCGGCGCGTCATGGGCGGCCTGACCCGCGGCGACGGCCTGCTGCTGGATGGCCGGACGCTGTACGTGGTGCGCAACGCCGAGCAGGTGATCACGAAGGTGACCCTGAACGCCGACTACACCGCCGGACAGGTGGTGGCCGAGGAACCCCTGATGGGCCTGCGCTTCCCCACCACCCTGGCGGCTGTGGGCGGCGACCTGATCGTCGCGCAGGGCCAGCTGGACAAGCTGCAGGGCGGGACGCCGGAAACACCGTTCAAGCTGACGCGATTCAAGAAATTCTAA